One Bradyrhizobium sp. CCGB12 genomic window carries:
- the ald gene encoding alanine dehydrogenase, giving the protein MRVGVPKEIKVQEYRVGLTPGAVREYVAAGHHVTVETGAGSGVGAADEIYRRAGAAIAESAREIFAKSDMIVKVKEPQKSEWAQLTENQILFTYLHLAPDPEQAKGLLASGCTAIAYETVTDASGHLPLLAPMSEVAGRLAIEAAGAALRRSAGGRGLLLGGVPGVQPARVVVLGGGVVGTQAARMAAGLGAEVTVIDRSIPRLRQLDDLFLGRVRTRFSTIESVEEEVFAADVVIGAVLVPGASAPKLVTRAMLTSMQPGAVLVDVAIDQGGCFETSHPTTHTEPTYEVDGVVHYCVANMPGAVPVTSSQALNNATLPFGLMLANKGFAAVLEDPHLRNGLNVHRGRITNKAVAESLGLEFVESGLAA; this is encoded by the coding sequence ATGCGCGTCGGTGTTCCCAAGGAGATCAAGGTGCAGGAATATCGCGTCGGGCTCACTCCGGGCGCGGTCCGTGAATATGTCGCGGCTGGGCACCACGTGACGGTCGAGACCGGCGCCGGCAGCGGCGTCGGCGCCGCCGATGAGATTTATCGGCGGGCAGGGGCCGCGATTGCCGAAAGCGCCCGCGAAATCTTCGCCAAGTCCGACATGATCGTGAAGGTGAAGGAGCCGCAGAAAAGCGAATGGGCCCAGCTCACCGAAAACCAGATTCTGTTCACTTATCTCCATCTTGCGCCGGATCCGGAGCAGGCCAAGGGCCTGCTTGCCTCCGGCTGCACCGCGATCGCCTATGAGACCGTCACGGACGCGAGCGGTCACCTCCCGCTGCTCGCACCGATGAGCGAAGTCGCCGGCCGCCTCGCCATCGAGGCTGCCGGCGCCGCACTCAGGCGATCCGCTGGCGGTCGTGGCCTGCTGCTGGGCGGCGTCCCCGGTGTGCAGCCGGCGCGCGTCGTCGTGCTCGGCGGCGGCGTGGTGGGAACGCAGGCGGCACGTATGGCCGCAGGGCTCGGCGCCGAAGTTACGGTGATCGACCGTTCGATTCCTCGTCTGCGCCAGCTGGATGATCTCTTTCTCGGACGGGTGCGCACCCGCTTCTCGACGATCGAGTCGGTCGAGGAGGAGGTCTTCGCTGCCGACGTCGTGATCGGCGCGGTGCTGGTGCCGGGGGCGAGCGCGCCGAAGCTCGTCACCCGCGCGATGTTGACATCGATGCAGCCTGGCGCGGTGCTGGTCGACGTCGCCATCGACCAGGGCGGCTGTTTCGAAACTTCGCATCCGACCACGCACACGGAGCCGACCTACGAGGTCGACGGTGTCGTGCATTATTGCGTCGCCAATATGCCCGGTGCGGTACCGGTGACGTCGAGCCAGGCGCTGAACAACGCGACGCTGCCTTTCGGCCTGATGCTCGCCAACAAGGGTTTTGCCGCGGTGCTGGAAGACCCGCATCTGCGCAACGGGCTCAACGTGCATCGCGGCCGGATTACGAACAAGGCGGTCGCGGAGAGTCTCGGGCTGGAGTTTGTGGAGAGCGGGCTGGCGGCCTGA
- a CDS encoding xanthine dehydrogenase family protein molybdopterin-binding subunit codes for MNAYVGTPTSRVDGRAKVTGAAKYAGEFTTDRLLHGFVVEATIPRGRIARLDTSDALNVKGVVDVLTHAHRPPLADKDEAWRDEVAPEGSPFRPLYDDRIKFNGQPIALVVAEDWETAKFAATRVRVEYEQEAFATDLESEHGRTGKVDQPHKPRGNAAAALAGAAVRHQADYVLPNEHHNPMELYATTVVRDGSGRLTVYDKTQGVQNVHKYLCSVFNKKPDDLRVVSPYVGGAFGSGLRPQYQVVLAMLAAIELKRSVRVVLTRQQMYGLGYRPMTIERVALGARPDGTLDAVTHEATAVTSRYEDFSRNDSGWAEQLYKSPNSLYSHKLVDLDVSTPCDMRAPGAASGVCALECAMDELAVALKLDPIELRLKCYSDRDQSEGLPYTSKQLRECYTRGAEAFGWARRNSAPRSMRDGKELVGWGMATGVWEALQMPVAVRIVLTSNGHAEVSCAASDIGTGTYTIVAQVAADALGLPIENIDVKLADSTLPQAPVEGGSWMAASSAHAVLGAAEDIRQELARLAKAIPASPLGGVDVPDVILVDGTIAKAADKVRAVSIADAMRHGKLERIEKQKLNHFAEDKSHARNTHSAVFAEVKVDEQLGVIRVTRVVSAVAAGRILNTKTGRSQIMGGVVWGIGMALHEETVMDHRFGRIMNANIAEYHIPVNADVHDIDVIFVDEPDDLINRLGVKGLGEIGIVGVPAAIANAVYHATGKRVRRFPVTLDKILD; via the coding sequence ATGAACGCCTATGTCGGAACACCAACGTCGCGGGTCGATGGCCGGGCCAAAGTCACTGGTGCCGCCAAATATGCCGGCGAATTCACAACAGACCGTCTCCTCCATGGCTTCGTCGTCGAGGCCACCATTCCGCGCGGGCGCATCGCTCGCCTCGACACCAGCGACGCGCTGAACGTGAAGGGCGTAGTCGACGTGCTCACCCATGCGCATCGCCCGCCCCTCGCCGACAAGGACGAAGCCTGGAGGGACGAGGTCGCCCCGGAGGGTTCGCCGTTCCGTCCCCTTTATGACGACAGGATCAAGTTCAACGGCCAGCCGATCGCACTGGTCGTGGCTGAGGACTGGGAGACCGCCAAGTTCGCCGCAACCCGCGTTCGGGTTGAATACGAGCAGGAGGCGTTTGCGACGGATCTCGAATCCGAACATGGCAGAACCGGCAAGGTGGACCAGCCGCACAAGCCGCGCGGCAACGCCGCTGCGGCGTTAGCTGGAGCCGCCGTACGACACCAGGCGGATTACGTCCTCCCGAACGAGCATCACAACCCGATGGAGCTCTATGCGACCACGGTGGTCCGGGACGGCAGCGGCAGGCTTACAGTCTACGACAAGACGCAAGGCGTCCAGAACGTCCACAAATATCTATGCAGCGTGTTCAACAAGAAGCCCGATGATCTCCGCGTGGTCTCGCCCTATGTCGGCGGCGCCTTCGGATCCGGTTTGCGGCCGCAGTACCAGGTGGTGCTGGCGATGCTTGCCGCGATCGAACTCAAGCGATCCGTTCGTGTCGTGCTGACACGACAGCAGATGTACGGGCTCGGCTACCGCCCGATGACCATCGAGCGCGTCGCGCTCGGCGCAAGGCCCGACGGCACGCTCGATGCCGTCACGCACGAGGCCACCGCCGTGACTTCGCGCTACGAGGATTTTTCGCGCAATGACAGCGGCTGGGCAGAACAGCTGTACAAGAGCCCGAACAGCCTCTACTCCCACAAGCTCGTCGATCTCGACGTCTCCACACCCTGCGACATGCGCGCGCCCGGCGCCGCATCCGGTGTCTGCGCGCTCGAATGCGCCATGGACGAGCTGGCCGTTGCGCTTAAGCTCGATCCGATCGAGCTGCGGCTGAAGTGCTATTCGGACCGCGACCAGAGCGAAGGCCTGCCCTACACCAGCAAGCAGCTGCGCGAATGCTACACACGCGGCGCGGAAGCCTTCGGCTGGGCCCGGCGCAATTCCGCCCCGCGCTCCATGCGCGATGGCAAGGAACTGGTCGGCTGGGGCATGGCGACGGGCGTCTGGGAAGCCCTCCAGATGCCGGTTGCAGTTCGCATCGTGTTGACATCGAACGGCCATGCCGAGGTATCCTGCGCCGCGTCTGACATCGGCACCGGCACCTACACCATCGTCGCACAGGTGGCCGCCGACGCACTCGGGCTGCCGATCGAGAATATCGACGTCAAGCTTGCCGACTCGACCTTGCCACAGGCCCCGGTCGAAGGAGGTTCCTGGATGGCGGCGTCGAGCGCGCACGCCGTGCTGGGCGCGGCCGAGGACATTCGCCAGGAGCTCGCGCGTCTCGCCAAGGCGATTCCTGCTTCGCCCCTCGGCGGCGTCGATGTGCCCGACGTGATCCTTGTCGATGGCACGATCGCCAAGGCCGCCGACAAGGTCCGCGCCGTCTCGATCGCCGATGCGATGCGCCACGGCAAGCTGGAGCGCATCGAGAAGCAGAAGCTCAATCATTTCGCAGAGGACAAGTCGCACGCGCGCAACACCCATTCGGCAGTCTTCGCCGAGGTCAAGGTCGACGAGCAGCTCGGCGTCATCCGCGTCACGCGAGTCGTGAGCGCGGTCGCGGCCGGGCGCATCCTGAACACCAAGACTGGCCGCAGTCAGATCATGGGCGGCGTGGTCTGGGGAATCGGAATGGCGCTGCACGAGGAGACGGTGATGGATCACCGCTTCGGCCGGATCATGAACGCGAACATCGCCGAGTATCACATTCCCGTAAATGCCGACGTTCACGACATCGACGTCATCTTCGTCGACGAGCCCGACGATCTCATCAACAGGCTGGGCGTCAAGGGCCTTGGCGAAATCGGCATCGTCGGTGTGCCTGCGGCGATCGCGAATGCGGTCTATCACGCGACTGGCAAACGCGTCCGGCGTTTCCCGGTCACACTGGACAAAATACTGGACTGA
- a CDS encoding (2Fe-2S)-binding protein produces MSDATHELPERIPIRLVVNGIGHELDLMPWTTLLDALRDHLELTGTKKGCDHGQCGACTVLVDGRRVNSCLTLAVMKDGAEITTIEGLAKNGALHPLQQAFIDHDAFQCGYCTPGQICSATGLLAEGHARDADEIRELMSGNLCRCGAYPNIVAAIQQAMGRP; encoded by the coding sequence ATGAGCGATGCCACGCATGAGCTTCCCGAACGCATTCCCATTCGTCTCGTCGTCAATGGCATCGGCCACGAGCTCGATCTCATGCCCTGGACTACGCTCCTGGACGCGTTGCGCGATCACCTCGAACTGACCGGCACCAAGAAGGGGTGCGATCACGGTCAATGCGGCGCTTGTACCGTTCTGGTCGACGGCCGGCGCGTCAATTCATGCCTGACGCTCGCTGTCATGAAGGATGGCGCCGAGATCACGACGATCGAAGGCTTGGCTAAGAATGGCGCGCTGCATCCCCTGCAACAGGCCTTCATCGACCACGACGCCTTTCAGTGCGGCTATTGCACGCCGGGACAGATTTGCTCGGCGACCGGCCTTCTGGCCGAAGGTCACGCCCGGGATGCCGACGAGATCAGAGAGCTGATGAGCGGAAATCTCTGCCGCTGCGGCGCCTATCCGAACATCGTCGCCGCGATCCAGCAGGCAATGGGCCGGCCATGA
- a CDS encoding Lrp/AsnC family transcriptional regulator, with the protein MALDRKDLAILAELTTNARASHTELANKIGLSSTAMARRQKALEDDGYIQAYQAALDLAQFGLTTTVLVRIALESQSDDALSAFEAEVVKCPSVVRCFLMSGTDDYILIVLARDIQDFERIHRTELSRLPRVARVQSSFALREVVNRAVPTVVFGEAKR; encoded by the coding sequence TTGGCCCTCGACCGGAAAGACCTCGCCATCCTCGCGGAACTCACGACCAATGCGCGGGCCAGCCACACCGAGCTTGCCAACAAGATTGGCCTCTCGAGCACGGCGATGGCACGGCGGCAGAAGGCATTGGAGGACGACGGCTATATCCAGGCCTATCAGGCCGCGCTCGATCTGGCGCAGTTTGGTCTCACGACGACGGTGCTGGTCCGGATCGCGCTGGAGAGCCAGAGCGACGATGCGCTGAGCGCGTTCGAGGCGGAGGTGGTGAAATGTCCCTCCGTTGTGCGCTGCTTCCTGATGTCGGGGACCGACGACTACATCCTGATCGTGCTCGCCCGCGACATCCAGGATTTCGAGCGCATCCACCGCACCGAGCTGTCGCGGCTGCCGCGCGTCGCCCGGGTGCAATCCAGCTTCGCGCTGCGTGAGGTCGTCAACCGCGCCGTGCCGACCGTGGTATTCGGCGAGGCGAAGCGCTGA
- a CDS encoding xanthine dehydrogenase family protein subunit M, whose amino-acid sequence MNNFQYSRATDIADAIRLLAADPGAKLIAGGTNLIDLMKENVEQPSRLIDISRLPLRDIEETADGGLRIGALVPNSDLAYHPLIEQRYPLLASAILAGASAQLRNMASVGGNLMQRTRCAYFYDTTTACNKRSPGTGCSALDGLNRNHAILGTSTSCIATNPSDMSVALAALGALVHIAGRTGQRTIALTDFHRLPEAKPHVDTNLGSGEIITAVELPPHSFAKNYSYLKIRDRLSYAFALVSVAAALELEGNAISEARLALGGVAHKPWRSLEAEAALRGQEATPDHFGRAADLLLQGATARSHNGFKIELARRAVVRTLMQAASATPQSQAHKKIA is encoded by the coding sequence ATGAACAACTTCCAATATTCCCGCGCCACCGATATCGCCGACGCCATCCGCCTGCTGGCCGCCGATCCCGGCGCAAAGCTGATTGCCGGCGGCACCAACCTGATTGACTTGATGAAGGAAAATGTCGAGCAGCCCTCCCGGCTGATCGACATTTCCCGCCTGCCGCTCCGCGATATCGAGGAGACCGCCGACGGCGGCCTGCGCATCGGCGCCTTGGTGCCGAACTCCGATCTCGCCTACCATCCGCTGATCGAGCAGCGCTATCCACTGCTCGCCAGCGCCATCCTGGCCGGCGCCTCCGCGCAACTGCGCAACATGGCCTCGGTCGGCGGCAATCTGATGCAACGAACGCGGTGCGCCTATTTCTATGACACGACGACGGCTTGCAACAAGCGAAGCCCCGGCACCGGCTGCTCGGCACTCGATGGCCTCAACCGCAACCACGCAATCCTCGGCACCAGCACGTCCTGCATCGCGACCAATCCATCCGACATGAGCGTGGCGCTGGCCGCGCTCGGCGCGCTCGTGCACATCGCAGGCCGCACCGGTCAGCGCACCATCGCGCTGACCGATTTCCATCGGCTTCCAGAGGCCAAGCCTCATGTCGATACAAATCTCGGCAGCGGCGAGATCATCACCGCAGTCGAGCTCCCGCCGCACAGCTTTGCCAAGAACTACAGCTATCTGAAGATCCGCGATCGGCTTTCCTATGCCTTTGCCTTGGTCTCGGTCGCAGCCGCGCTCGAACTGGAGGGCAACGCAATCAGCGAAGCGCGCCTTGCGCTCGGCGGCGTGGCCCACAAGCCCTGGCGAAGCCTCGAGGCCGAAGCGGCGTTACGCGGCCAGGAGGCAACGCCGGATCATTTTGGGCGCGCCGCGGATCTGCTGCTCCAGGGAGCAACCGCTCGCTCGCATAATGGCTTCAAGATCGAGCTCGCGCGCCGAGCCGTCGTGCGTACGCTGATGCAGGCCGCAAGCGCCACGCCCCAATCACAAGCTCACAAGAAGATCGCGTGA